A window of the Kosakonia sp. BYX6 genome harbors these coding sequences:
- a CDS encoding amino acid ABC transporter ATP-binding protein, with the protein MIHIKNLHKYFGESHVLRGISCDIQPKEVVCVIGPSGSGKSTFLRCMNALESVSEGEVQVNGFAIHDAKTDINKLRESVGMVFQRFNLFPHMTVLENLMMAPMSLKGMKRAEAVSLAENLLAKVGLSDKRDAWPSSLSGGQQQRVAIARALAMNPSIMLFDEPTSALDPELVGDVLQVMKTLATEGMTMVIVTHEMGFAREVADRVIFIDQGVIQEEGTPQHLFTTPTNPRTAAFLSKVL; encoded by the coding sequence GTGATTCACATTAAAAACCTGCATAAGTACTTTGGCGAAAGCCATGTCCTGCGCGGCATCAGTTGCGATATCCAACCGAAAGAAGTGGTTTGCGTGATTGGCCCTTCCGGTTCCGGGAAGAGCACTTTTTTGCGCTGCATGAATGCGCTGGAAAGCGTCAGCGAAGGGGAAGTGCAGGTCAACGGCTTTGCCATTCACGATGCGAAAACCGACATTAATAAGCTGCGTGAAAGCGTCGGTATGGTGTTCCAGCGCTTTAACCTTTTCCCGCATATGACGGTGCTGGAAAACCTGATGATGGCTCCGATGAGCCTGAAAGGGATGAAACGCGCTGAGGCAGTAAGCCTGGCAGAAAATTTGCTGGCAAAAGTGGGCCTAAGCGACAAGCGCGATGCCTGGCCGTCGAGCCTTTCCGGTGGTCAGCAACAGCGTGTCGCCATTGCTCGTGCGTTGGCAATGAACCCGTCCATTATGCTGTTTGACGAACCGACATCGGCGCTGGATCCAGAGCTGGTGGGGGATGTGTTACAGGTGATGAAAACGCTGGCCACAGAAGGCATGACGATGGTGATTGTCACTCACGAAATGGGCTTTGCCCGTGAAGTCGCGGATCGGGTGATTTTTATCGATCAGGGCGTGATTCAGGAAGAGGGCACACCCCAGCACTTGTTTACCACACCGACCAATCCACGCACGGCGGCTTTTCTCAGTAAAGTCCTTTAA
- a CDS encoding amino acid ABC transporter permease translates to MSGFRWEIIQEYAPLFMEGAWMTIKCTIICVILGTLWGLTLGLGRMAQAGHGPWKYVLRYLVQFPVRFYVSAIRGTPLFVQIMVVHFALVPLFINPRDGILVTSDIMSSDLARSLRSDYGAFLSCIVAITLNAGAYVSEIFRAGIQSIDKGQMEASRALGMPWWKTMRKVILPQAFRRILPPLGNNAIAIVKDSSLASAIGLADLAYAARTVSGAYATYWEPYLTISLVYWVITFLLAQLVNRLEKRFGKSDSH, encoded by the coding sequence ATGTCAGGATTCCGCTGGGAGATAATCCAGGAGTATGCACCGCTGTTTATGGAAGGTGCCTGGATGACCATCAAATGCACCATTATCTGCGTGATTTTAGGCACGCTCTGGGGGCTGACGCTCGGCCTCGGCAGAATGGCGCAGGCCGGGCACGGCCCGTGGAAATATGTGCTGCGCTATCTGGTGCAATTCCCGGTGCGTTTTTATGTCAGCGCCATTCGCGGCACGCCGCTGTTTGTGCAGATCATGGTGGTGCATTTCGCACTGGTGCCGCTGTTTATTAACCCGCGCGACGGCATTCTGGTGACCAGCGACATTATGAGTAGCGATCTGGCGCGCAGCTTGCGTTCGGACTACGGCGCATTTCTCTCGTGTATCGTGGCGATTACGCTCAATGCGGGCGCTTACGTCTCGGAAATTTTCCGCGCCGGGATCCAGTCTATCGACAAAGGGCAGATGGAAGCTTCGCGCGCGCTGGGCATGCCGTGGTGGAAAACGATGCGTAAAGTCATCCTGCCGCAGGCGTTTCGCCGCATTCTGCCGCCGCTCGGCAACAATGCGATCGCCATTGTGAAAGATTCTTCGCTGGCCTCGGCGATTGGCCTCGCGGACCTGGCGTATGCCGCCCGCACGGTATCCGGTGCGTATGCCACCTATTGGGAACCCTATCTGACCATTTCGCTGGTTTACTGGGTTATTACCTTCCTGCTTGCGCAACTGGTTAATCGACTGGAAAAGAGGTTTGGCAAAAGTGATTCACATTAA
- a CDS encoding basic amino acid ABC transporter substrate-binding protein, giving the protein MFRKWIQAGCLFAAMASSAFAAQETYVVGAGGTYRPFEFENSQKQLEGFDIDIIKAIAKAENFNIKLINTPWEGIFATLGSGDRDIIISGITITDKRKQMVDFSAPYFPAEQSIVVPATSKVTSLASLKDEKVGVVNSSTGDIVVSDVLGKNSTAIKRFDNTPLMLQELFEDGVSAAVGDVGVVKYYIKQHPEKQFKLVPDAKFERQYFGIAVAKGNTELQAKLNSGLKKIVADGTYAKIYNTWFDENVPALPAQ; this is encoded by the coding sequence ATGTTCAGGAAGTGGATTCAGGCGGGTTGTCTTTTTGCCGCGATGGCCAGCAGTGCCTTTGCAGCCCAGGAAACATATGTCGTTGGCGCGGGTGGTACGTATCGCCCGTTCGAATTTGAAAACAGCCAGAAACAGCTGGAAGGTTTTGATATCGATATCATCAAAGCCATCGCCAAAGCGGAAAACTTCAATATCAAACTGATCAATACGCCGTGGGAAGGGATTTTCGCCACTCTCGGTTCCGGCGATCGCGACATCATCATCTCTGGTATTACCATTACGGATAAACGTAAACAGATGGTGGATTTCTCCGCGCCATACTTCCCGGCGGAACAATCGATAGTCGTTCCGGCAACCTCCAAAGTTACGTCACTCGCGTCGCTGAAAGATGAAAAAGTGGGCGTAGTGAACTCCAGCACCGGCGATATCGTGGTTTCCGATGTGCTGGGCAAAAACAGCACGGCGATCAAGCGCTTTGATAACACGCCGTTGATGCTGCAAGAGCTGTTCGAAGATGGTGTCAGCGCGGCCGTTGGTGACGTCGGTGTGGTGAAGTACTACATCAAACAGCATCCGGAGAAGCAATTTAAGCTGGTGCCGGACGCGAAATTTGAGCGCCAGTACTTCGGCATTGCGGTCGCCAAAGGCAACACCGAATTGCAGGCGAAACTCAACAGCGGCCTGAAGAAAATTGTCGCCGATGGCACCTATGCCAAGATTTATAACACCTGGTTCGATGAAAACGTACCGGCGTTACCTGCGCAGTAA
- a CDS encoding inositol monophosphatase family protein, whose product MNYTVPDIAFLHELADAADKQTLPRFRSSLNLHVGSKPKEGFRFDPVTDADREAERVMRELITARYPSHSIMGEEFGLTGSGPLQWVLDPVDGTRPFLCGLPVWGTLIGLTVEQRGHMGMMSQPLTGERFWADGQHAWRSGPQGTAQLQTRKGLPLEQAILHLTSPEPVARHPEVNFAALEAQTLMIRYGGECYAMAMLAAGQIDLCLEYGLQPYDIVALIPIIEQAGGVVTTLSGDRPEAGGNILACGCPRLHEQALRILNS is encoded by the coding sequence ATGAATTACACTGTACCCGATATCGCTTTTCTACATGAACTGGCCGACGCGGCGGATAAACAGACGCTGCCGCGTTTTCGCTCATCGTTGAACCTGCATGTGGGCAGTAAACCCAAAGAGGGTTTTCGCTTTGACCCGGTGACCGATGCCGATCGCGAAGCCGAGCGCGTGATGCGCGAACTCATTACCGCACGTTATCCTTCGCACTCGATTATGGGCGAAGAGTTCGGCCTGACCGGCTCCGGCCCGCTGCAATGGGTGCTGGATCCTGTCGACGGTACGCGGCCTTTTCTGTGCGGCCTGCCAGTTTGGGGAACCTTGATTGGCTTGACGGTCGAGCAGCGTGGACATATGGGAATGATGAGCCAGCCGCTGACCGGTGAACGTTTCTGGGCCGATGGTCAACACGCCTGGCGCAGCGGGCCGCAAGGCACTGCACAATTGCAAACACGCAAGGGGCTTCCGCTGGAGCAGGCGATTTTGCATCTCACCTCGCCTGAACCTGTTGCTCGCCATCCTGAAGTGAATTTCGCCGCGCTGGAAGCACAAACGCTGATGATCCGCTACGGCGGCGAATGCTACGCCATGGCGATGCTGGCCGCCGGGCAAATCGATTTATGCCTGGAATATGGCTTGCAGCCTTACGATATCGTCGCGCTAATACCGATTATCGAGCAGGCCGGTGGGGTCGTAACCACATTAAGTGGCGATCGCCCGGAAGCCGGGGGAAATATTCTGGCGTGTGGCTGCCCGCGCCTGCATGAACAGGCGTTGCGTATCCTCAATAGCTAA
- the pykF gene encoding pyruvate kinase PykF has protein sequence MKKTKIVCTIGPKTESEEMLAKMLDAGMNVMRLNFSHGDYAEHGQRIKNLRNVMSKTGKKAAILLDTKGPEIRTIKLEGGNDVSLKAGQTFTFTTDKSVVGNSETVAVTYEGFTSDLSVGNTVLVDDGLIGMEVTAIEGNKVVCKVLNNGDLGENKGVNLPGVSIALPALAEKDKQDLIFGCEQGVDFVAASFIRKRSDVVEIREHLKAHGGEHIQIISKIENQEGLNNFDEILEASDGIMVARGDLGVEIPVEEVIFAQKMMIEKCIRARKVVITATQMLDSMIKNPRPTRAEAGDVANAILDGTDAVMLSGESAKGKYPLEAVSIMATICERTDRVMTSRLDFNNDSRKLRITEAVCRGAVETAEKLEAPLIVVATQGGKSARAVRKYFPDATILALTTNELTARQLVLSKGVVAQLVKEISSTDDFYRLGKEVALESGLANKGDVVVMVSGALVPSGTTNTASVHVL, from the coding sequence ATGAAAAAGACCAAAATTGTTTGCACCATCGGTCCGAAAACCGAATCCGAAGAGATGCTGGCGAAAATGCTGGACGCTGGCATGAACGTCATGCGTTTAAACTTCTCTCACGGTGACTATGCTGAGCACGGCCAGCGCATCAAAAACTTGCGCAACGTGATGAGCAAAACCGGTAAAAAAGCGGCAATTCTGCTGGACACCAAAGGTCCGGAAATCCGCACCATCAAACTGGAAGGCGGCAACGACGTTTCCCTGAAAGCGGGCCAGACCTTCACTTTCACTACCGACAAATCTGTCGTAGGTAACAGCGAAACCGTTGCCGTGACTTATGAAGGTTTCACCAGCGATCTGAGCGTGGGTAATACCGTGCTGGTTGACGATGGTCTGATCGGCATGGAAGTCACCGCTATCGAAGGCAACAAAGTTGTCTGTAAAGTACTGAACAACGGCGACCTGGGTGAAAACAAAGGTGTTAACCTGCCAGGCGTTTCCATCGCCCTGCCGGCACTGGCTGAAAAAGATAAGCAAGACCTGATCTTCGGCTGCGAGCAAGGCGTTGACTTCGTTGCAGCATCGTTTATCCGTAAACGTTCTGACGTGGTTGAAATCCGTGAGCACCTGAAAGCCCACGGCGGCGAGCATATTCAGATCATCTCTAAAATCGAAAACCAAGAAGGCCTGAACAACTTCGACGAAATTCTCGAAGCGTCTGACGGCATCATGGTTGCGCGTGGCGACCTGGGTGTTGAAATCCCGGTTGAAGAAGTGATCTTCGCGCAGAAGATGATGATCGAGAAATGTATCCGTGCGCGCAAAGTGGTTATCACTGCCACCCAGATGCTCGACTCCATGATCAAAAACCCGCGTCCGACCCGCGCTGAAGCTGGTGACGTTGCGAACGCCATTCTCGACGGCACCGATGCTGTGATGCTGTCTGGTGAGTCTGCAAAAGGCAAATATCCGCTGGAAGCGGTCTCCATCATGGCGACCATCTGCGAACGTACCGATCGCGTGATGACCAGCCGTCTGGACTTCAACAACGACAGCCGCAAACTGCGCATCACCGAGGCAGTTTGCCGTGGTGCTGTTGAAACCGCTGAAAAACTGGAAGCCCCGCTGATCGTCGTGGCGACTCAGGGCGGTAAATCTGCGCGCGCTGTGCGTAAATACTTCCCGGATGCCACCATTCTGGCGCTGACCACCAACGAACTGACCGCTCGTCAACTGGTGCTGAGCAAAGGCGTTGTCGCGCAGCTGGTGAAAGAGATTTCTTCTACCGATGATTTCTATCGTCTGGGTAAAGAAGTCGCGCTGGAAAGCGGCCTGGCGAACAAAGGTGACGTTGTGGTAATGGTATCCGGCGCACTGGTTCCGAGCGGCACGACTAACACTGCTTCTGTCCACGTTCTGTAA
- a CDS encoding major outer membrane lipoprotein translates to MNRTKLVLGAVILGSTLLAGCSSNAKIDQLSSDVQTLNAKVDQLSNDVNAIRSDVQAAKDDAARANQRLDNQAHSYRK, encoded by the coding sequence ATGAATCGTACTAAACTGGTACTGGGCGCGGTAATCCTGGGTTCTACTCTGCTGGCTGGTTGCTCCAGCAATGCTAAAATCGATCAGCTGTCTTCTGACGTTCAGACTCTGAACGCTAAAGTTGACCAACTGAGCAACGACGTGAACGCAATCCGTTCTGACGTTCAGGCTGCTAAAGATGACGCAGCTCGCGCTAACCAGCGTCTGGACAACCAGGCTCACTCTTACCGTAAGTAA
- the ldtE gene encoding L,D-transpeptidase LdtE — protein MKRASFISLCLLGAFSTIPLAHAAEYTLPAANSRIIGQNQTYTVQAGDRNLQTIARRFDTAAMLILEANDTIAPVPKPGTVVTIPSQMLLPDTPREGIVVNLAELRLYYFPKGENSVQVYPIGIGQQGLETPVSVTRVSQKIPNPTWTPTAGIRARSLANGIELPQVVPAGPNNPLGRFALRLGIGNGEYLIHGTNAQDSVGLRVSSGCIRMNAPDIEKLFAQVAAGTKVTIINEPVKYAVEPDGKQYIEVHRPLSQTVDENTQTVPINFSPELGTLITNAGGDHTLIEKALNRRAGYPVGIPAGKAKAEKATTESVLSVQNSTKGAAMNAEDAGEAVTQ, from the coding sequence ATGAAACGCGCCTCTTTTATCTCTCTGTGTCTTTTAGGTGCTTTTAGCACTATCCCGTTGGCTCATGCGGCGGAATACACTTTGCCTGCGGCCAATAGTCGCATCATTGGTCAAAACCAAACCTACACCGTGCAAGCAGGGGATAGAAACCTGCAAACCATCGCCCGACGTTTTGATACGGCGGCAATGTTGATTCTCGAAGCCAATGACACTATCGCGCCGGTGCCGAAACCAGGAACCGTTGTCACAATTCCATCCCAAATGCTGTTACCCGACACACCGCGCGAAGGGATTGTGGTTAATCTGGCGGAACTGCGGCTCTATTATTTCCCGAAGGGTGAAAATAGCGTACAGGTTTACCCTATTGGCATTGGTCAGCAGGGGCTTGAAACACCTGTTTCTGTAACACGCGTCAGCCAGAAGATCCCTAATCCAACCTGGACGCCAACAGCTGGGATACGTGCACGCTCTCTGGCGAATGGCATTGAATTGCCACAGGTTGTCCCCGCCGGGCCAAATAACCCTCTGGGGCGCTTTGCATTGCGTCTGGGGATAGGAAATGGTGAATATCTCATTCATGGCACTAATGCGCAGGACAGCGTCGGGCTGCGGGTCAGTTCGGGTTGTATACGCATGAATGCGCCGGACATTGAGAAATTGTTTGCGCAGGTCGCTGCGGGAACGAAAGTCACCATCATCAACGAGCCGGTGAAGTACGCTGTTGAACCGGATGGCAAACAGTACATTGAAGTGCATCGCCCACTGTCGCAGACCGTGGATGAAAATACACAGACGGTGCCGATTAACTTCTCACCTGAGCTGGGAACGCTTATCACCAACGCGGGTGGTGATCACACGTTAATCGAAAAAGCGCTGAACCGCCGTGCGGGCTATCCGGTTGGTATTCCTGCGGGTAAAGCAAAAGCAGAGAAGGCGACGACCGAAAGCGTGTTGTCAGTGCAGAACAGCACGAAAGGGGCGGCGATGAATGCTGAGGATGCGGGAGAAGCGGTAACGCAGTAG
- the sufE gene encoding cysteine desulfuration protein SufE, giving the protein MAALPDKEKLLRNFGRCANWEEKYLYIIELGQRLPELSAEAHNPENIIQGCQSQVWIVMQRNDAGVIELAGDSDAAIVKGLIAIVFVLYQQMTAQDIVAFDVRPWFEKMSLTQHLTPSRSQGLEAMIRAIRNKAANFS; this is encoded by the coding sequence ATGGCCGCATTACCCGATAAAGAGAAATTGCTGCGCAATTTTGGCCGCTGCGCCAACTGGGAAGAGAAGTACCTTTATATTATTGAGCTAGGGCAGCGACTGCCGGAGTTAAGCGCAGAAGCACATAACCCGGAGAACATCATTCAAGGCTGTCAAAGCCAGGTGTGGATTGTGATGCAGCGTAACGACGCTGGCGTGATAGAGCTGGCGGGCGACAGCGATGCCGCGATTGTCAAAGGGCTTATCGCCATCGTATTTGTGCTGTATCAGCAGATGACCGCGCAGGATATTGTGGCGTTCGATGTGCGCCCGTGGTTCGAAAAAATGTCACTGACCCAACATTTGACCCCCTCCCGCTCGCAAGGGCTTGAAGCGATGATCCGCGCTATCCGCAACAAAGCGGCTAACTTTAGCTAA
- the sufS gene encoding cysteine desulfurase SufS yields MSFPVNNVRADFPVLLREVNGLPLAYLDSAASAQKPNQVIDTEAEFFRHGYAAVHRGIHTLSAEATQRMENVRVQVAAFLNARLPEELVFVRGTTEGINLVANSWGNSQVQAGDNIIISEMEHHANIVPWQMLCERVGAQLRVIPLNQDGTLQLDVLPTLLDERTRLLAITQVSNVLGTENPVAEMIALAHQHGAKVLVDGAQAVMHHPIDVQALDCDFYVFSGHKLYGPTGIGALYVKEDILQNMPPWEGGGSMIATVSLTEGTTFAKAPWRFEAGTPNTGGIIGLGAAIEYVTGLGLKAIGEYEQTLMRYALNALADVPDLTLYGPDHRLGVIAFNLGKHHAYDVGSFLDNYGIAVRTGHHCAMPLMAFYKVPAMCRASLAMYNTQEEVDRLVAGLKRIHQLLG; encoded by the coding sequence ATGAGTTTTCCCGTGAACAACGTACGTGCCGATTTCCCGGTGCTGCTGCGTGAAGTGAACGGACTCCCGCTGGCGTATCTCGACAGTGCCGCCAGTGCGCAAAAACCGAATCAAGTCATTGATACCGAGGCGGAATTTTTCCGCCACGGTTATGCGGCTGTGCATCGCGGCATTCATACCCTTAGTGCCGAAGCGACGCAGCGCATGGAAAATGTGCGCGTGCAGGTGGCGGCGTTTCTCAACGCTCGTCTGCCGGAAGAGCTGGTGTTTGTTCGTGGCACCACCGAAGGGATCAACCTGGTCGCCAATAGCTGGGGTAACAGCCAGGTGCAGGCGGGCGATAACATTATCATTAGCGAGATGGAGCACCACGCCAATATTGTGCCGTGGCAAATGCTCTGTGAACGCGTCGGCGCGCAGTTGCGCGTTATTCCGCTGAACCAGGATGGCACATTGCAACTTGATGTGCTGCCGACGCTGCTTGATGAGCGCACGCGGCTGCTGGCGATAACGCAGGTTTCCAATGTGCTGGGGACGGAAAACCCGGTTGCGGAGATGATTGCGCTGGCGCATCAGCACGGCGCAAAAGTGCTGGTGGATGGTGCGCAGGCGGTCATGCATCACCCGATCGATGTGCAGGCGCTGGATTGCGATTTTTATGTCTTCTCCGGTCATAAACTGTATGGCCCGACAGGCATTGGCGCGCTGTATGTGAAAGAAGACATTTTGCAGAACATGCCGCCGTGGGAAGGGGGCGGGTCAATGATCGCCACCGTCAGCCTGACTGAAGGAACCACGTTCGCGAAAGCGCCGTGGCGCTTTGAAGCGGGTACACCGAATACTGGCGGGATCATTGGTCTTGGCGCGGCGATCGAGTATGTGACCGGGCTGGGTCTGAAAGCGATTGGCGAGTATGAGCAGACGCTGATGCGCTACGCGCTGAATGCGCTGGCAGATGTTCCGGATCTCACGCTGTATGGCCCGGATCACCGTTTGGGCGTGATTGCGTTCAACCTGGGTAAACATCACGCCTATGATGTCGGCAGTTTCCTTGATAATTATGGCATTGCGGTGCGTACCGGGCACCATTGCGCGATGCCGCTGATGGCATTTTACAAAGTGCCCGCCATGTGTCGCGCATCGCTGGCAATGTACAACACGCAAGAAGAGGTGGATCGTCTGGTAGCAGGCCTGAAACGTATTCATCAGTTGCTGGGCTAA
- the sufD gene encoding Fe-S cluster assembly protein SufD — protein MAGLPNSSNALQQWHHLFETQGGAHSEVAQQHLQQMLRLGLPTRKHENWKYTPLDGLLNSQFVATRGSLDAQQRDALALPVDAVRLVFVDGQFNAALSDDLAGSGFEVTFSDARGNLPAPVQPEVFLHLTESLAHDVTWIQVARNQRPSKPLLLMHVTQGLAGEEMNTAHYRHHLDLAQGAEATVYEHYVSLNDARHFTGSRLTMNVAANAHLHHMKMAFENPLSYHFAHNDILLAADACADSHSFLLGGAVLRHNTSTQLNGENTQLNMNSLAMPVKSEVCDTRTWLEHNKGYCNSRQLHKTIVSDKGRAVFNGLINVAQHAIKTDGQMTNNNLLLGRLAEVDTKPQLEIYADDVKCSHGATIGRIDDEQMFYLRSRGINQQAAQQMIIHAFAAELTEAISDEALKQQILARISQRLAGGVV, from the coding sequence ATGGCTGGCTTACCGAACAGCAGTAACGCGCTGCAACAGTGGCACCATCTGTTCGAAACACAGGGCGGCGCGCACTCCGAAGTGGCGCAACAGCACCTGCAACAGATGCTGCGCCTTGGGCTGCCGACGCGAAAACATGAAAACTGGAAATACACGCCGCTTGATGGCCTGCTGAACAGCCAGTTTGTCGCCACGCGCGGTTCGCTGGACGCGCAGCAACGCGATGCGCTGGCTTTGCCAGTGGATGCCGTGCGGCTGGTGTTTGTCGACGGGCAATTCAATGCGGCGTTAAGTGACGATCTCGCAGGTTCTGGCTTCGAAGTGACCTTTAGTGATGCGCGAGGAAACCTGCCCGCACCTGTGCAGCCGGAAGTATTTTTACACCTGACCGAAAGCCTGGCGCACGACGTCACCTGGATTCAGGTCGCGCGTAACCAACGGCCTTCTAAGCCATTGCTCTTAATGCATGTCACGCAAGGTCTGGCGGGCGAAGAGATGAACACGGCGCATTATCGCCATCATCTGGATCTGGCGCAGGGTGCGGAAGCGACAGTGTATGAACACTACGTCAGCCTCAACGACGCGCGGCACTTTACCGGTTCCCGTTTAACAATGAATGTGGCGGCGAACGCGCACCTGCATCATATGAAGATGGCGTTTGAAAACCCGCTCAGCTACCACTTCGCCCATAACGATATTTTGTTGGCGGCAGACGCCTGCGCAGACAGCCACAGTTTCCTGCTTGGCGGCGCGGTGCTACGCCATAACACCAGCACGCAACTGAACGGCGAGAACACGCAACTGAACATGAACAGCCTGGCGATGCCGGTGAAGTCGGAAGTGTGCGATACACGCACCTGGCTTGAGCACAATAAAGGCTACTGCAACAGCCGCCAGTTACATAAAACCATCGTCAGTGACAAAGGGCGCGCGGTGTTTAACGGGTTGATTAACGTTGCGCAACACGCCATTAAGACCGACGGCCAGATGACCAATAACAACTTGCTGCTCGGCCGTCTGGCGGAAGTGGATACGAAACCACAACTTGAAATTTACGCTGATGACGTCAAATGTAGTCATGGCGCGACCATTGGTCGCATCGACGACGAACAGATGTTCTATTTGCGCTCGCGTGGGATCAACCAGCAAGCGGCGCAACAGATGATTATCCATGCCTTTGCCGCTGAGTTGACGGAAGCCATCAGCGACGAGGCGCTGAAACAACAGATTCTGGCGCGTATCAGCCAGCGTCTGGCAGGGGGCGTAGTATGA
- the sufC gene encoding Fe-S cluster assembly ATPase SufC — MLSIKDLQVSVEDKEILRGLSLEVRPGEVHAIMGPNGSGKSTLSATLAGREDYEVVGGSVEFKGKDLLELSPEDRAGEGVFMAFQYPVEIPGVSNQFFLQTALNAVREYRGEDALDRFDFQDLMEEKIKLLKMPEDLLTRSVNVGFSGGEKKRNDILQMAVLEPELCILDETDSGLDIDALKIVAEGVNALRDENRAFIIVTHYQRILDYIKPDFVHVLYQGRIVKSGDFTLVKQLEEQGYGWLTEQQ, encoded by the coding sequence ATGTTAAGTATTAAAGATTTGCAGGTGAGCGTTGAAGATAAAGAGATCCTGCGTGGTTTGAGTCTGGAAGTGCGTCCGGGCGAAGTCCACGCGATTATGGGGCCGAATGGCTCCGGCAAAAGTACGCTTTCGGCGACCCTGGCCGGACGTGAAGATTACGAAGTTGTGGGCGGTAGCGTCGAATTCAAAGGCAAAGATTTGCTTGAGCTGTCGCCGGAAGATCGCGCCGGTGAAGGCGTGTTTATGGCATTTCAGTATCCGGTCGAAATTCCGGGTGTCAGCAACCAATTTTTTCTGCAAACCGCCCTGAATGCGGTACGCGAATATCGCGGGGAAGACGCGCTGGACCGTTTTGACTTTCAGGATTTGATGGAAGAGAAGATCAAACTGCTGAAGATGCCGGAAGATTTGTTGACCCGCTCGGTTAACGTCGGATTCTCTGGCGGCGAGAAGAAACGCAACGATATTTTGCAAATGGCGGTGCTGGAGCCTGAACTGTGCATCCTTGATGAAACCGACTCCGGACTGGATATTGATGCGCTGAAAATTGTCGCCGAAGGCGTGAACGCGCTGCGCGACGAAAATCGCGCTTTTATCATCGTCACGCACTACCAGCGCATCCTTGATTACATCAAACCTGACTTTGTGCATGTGTTGTATCAGGGGCGCATTGTGAAATCCGGCGATTTCACGCTGGTTAAGCAACTGGAGGAGCAGGGCTATGGCTGGCTTACCGAACAGCAGTAA